ACTCTAGCTTGGACCCTAGCTTGAGTCACAAGGAAGAATGGGCAGTAGGATTCTGGAGTAGGTGACTTAGCCTCCTccggcctcagtttcctgagccATTCAATGGGGGTAATACCACAGCGTTTGAGTTTGGCAGACAGTATGTAGACTTGGCGACAGATGCTCCGTAATGGGAGCTTTTAGCATAATCACCAGCCAGTCTGCCCCATGGATTTATTTATACACACTTCCACAGCCATCCTTCAGACTGGAGGCTCCTCATTTGGTAAAACACATGGCTGGGTTTGATTTTTCCATCCCTAAAAACTCGAGGAACAATTTCATTCACTACGAATAACAACAACCTTGTCTTCTGCGAACACACACGGGTTCTACACAGTAAGCAGTTTTTCATCTCGGCAGCAAAGAGCAAATCTCAATTAGAAAAGCTCTCATCCATAGAGTAGCTACGTCGAATCCCAACGGGAGCTGTGCCaagcaacaacatcaacaacaacaacaacaaatcctgtTTTCTGACTTCCCCGTCGACTGCCATGCTAAGagaaaaattacagtttttttttttttttttaatgcaagcatgaaaatcaaaacacatcTTCTGCTTGATCTAGCGAGGACCGGAAAGCTGAACAATTGTGAGGTTTCTTCTGAAGCTGAAACGTTAGGCTGTTCCAGTCTGTGGGTCCCTTTAAGCCATGTTTTGGTTTTCAGCCAAGAAGACAGCTGTTGGAAGGAAGTGCTTCCTCACCGAAAGCTGTCAAGGCACAGACATTAAAGGGACAGAGCCCTTTCAAAGTGCAGGCTTATCACCGAGTTTCCTCCCAGGAGCCTCAGAACGATCCCTCCTCAGCCCAGAAGgaaattcacttttttttaattgtggaaaCACTGGCTTTTCAAGGTCTAAAAGGAGGGTTAGGTACAGCTCCAAGAACAAGGGCACACAGGATAAGTAAAACGTTGAAGTACTTCCACAGCCCCAAGGGAAAAAgaagcttccccccccccctcccttcccttccgaAAAAGACCCTTCCAAATGAACACAAAAGAATGCTTCCAGGTTGTGTGCATTCCTAAGGAGGGGCTGAGGAAGGGACTCCGCCCTCACCTTCAAGGGCACCGGGTTACGGAACACAACCCAACTCAATTAGGTCAGAAATTCCAGCTGCAACACACAACTGACCAGCCCTCACCCAACACTGGGAAGAGGTTCCCTGAAAAGAGTACACACGACCACGAACGCACTTGCTGCCAGCTGCTGAACTGGAGGGAGGGGgtgcccccaccacccccagTCTTTCTGATCCTCTGCCTGACTTGCGTCAGGCACAACGCCGCCTGCTGGCCACGCACCAAGCGCAAATAGCCCACCACCCACGGAGGGCCCATGGTCCttagaaaggtgggggtgggcgctGGAATGGGAGCCTGGCATTCTAACTTTTGGAAGCCTGAGTGGGAGTGTGCACAGCCCTCGTCTTTTGGGAAGtctttccctttcccagaccTGGCCTAGAGGAACCTTTTCAACGCACTAAGAGGTTTCAGCCTAGGTAGCTTTCCGACCTCACACCCTGATTGAGCTGGCCACCAACTTTTCCCACGGTGAGGGCAAGCCTAGGGGCAAGGATTCCCTTAGGAGAGGATAGATCAAATTTAAAGGAAGGTGTAGCTGGTGTTTCCAGCCTCCACCTGGGTAAAGGTGAGCAGAACAGGACCACCGGCACAAATCTACGATAACAAAGGGACCGCAGCCCCTCCATgcgcccacccacccacccccgctcCAGGATCCCAAGGAGGCAAGGACCCCGACCCAGGCTTTACCTGAGTCGCTCAAGGTGTCCTCTCCGGAGGTACTGAGGGCCTTGTGCTCTCCAGTGTTGGCAGGACGGCCGCCTGCACGAGCAGGAGCGGCCACCGGGGCAGCAGCCGGAGCAGACACAGTAGTGACCACAGCGCTGGTCGCAGGGGCACCGATGGGGGCGGCGGACACCGGCGCTGGCTCACGCTTGTTCACCGGGAAGGGGAAGACCACGGCGGGGTCCACGCACTCGGCAGCCGGGTGGGAGAGCTCGGTGGGCAGGGTGGCCCCGGTGCGGCCAACACTCGCCGTTCCGCTAAGGGCACGGCCCCCGGGGTTGCTGGTACCCACTCCCGGAGCCGGGGAGGCTGTGCCGGCGCCCGGGGGCCCGTGGCCGTGCTGCAGCTTCTCGTTCACCGCGCGCTCCAGCTTCTCGCGGGCGGAGAAGCCGCTCCACATGCAGTCCTGAAGGATGACCGGGTTCGGGGTGAGGCCACCCAGTCCCCCCAGACCGAACGCATCCTCCTCTGCCGGGTTGCCCCACAGGTCGGCCTCCGGCAGCAGCATCTCAGTGGCCCAATTCGAGGGCTCCGGGCTGTGCTCTGGGAAGGCGCGGCTGGGCGACAACGGGGGCGTGGGCAGCAGCTCAAACTTCTTCCAGATGTCCTCCCCCGGTGGGGTCGAGTCGGGACCGCCGAAGTAGAAGTCATCTTCGTCCGGATAGAAGCAGGGCTGCAGCGAGTCAAACTCCAGGTCTGGGTTCTTGCAGATCATCCCCGGCATGGTGGACGCGGTGCAGCTGGGCATCTGTTCGCCTCCCGGCCGGCGACTAACCACTTTCCTCTCCGCTCTTTTTAAAGGTGGGGGGAGTGCTTCCTTCCcgtgcgggggtggggtgggtgggcaaCAGAGTCGCGCCAACCTCCAACACTACAACCAACAGATAAACCAAGAGAGAATGAGCCAGAGGGGTGGATTGGTGGGGGCAGGCAGTGGGCGCCCCCAATCTCGCCTACAAGCTTCCCAGCCTTTCCCACTGCTCGGGAAGGTGGAGGAAGTGGAGCCTCTCCTCCACTCACTCCTTTTGTGTACAAGCTGTCTAAgactgtgggtgggagggggctTGCAGATGCAGGGGGGTGGGTGGTGtggctctgcctccaactttGGAAACTGCCGTTTCATTCACACAAGGCActgcctggggggagggggctgttcAAGCTGCAGATCCTAGCTCCTACACTAGCCCGACAGCCCCTCTTGCACCAGTATAGGACCCAACTGCTCAAAGGAAGTCCAGCTACCGGGCACGAGACTGGAGTAACCTTCCATTTTGCAGAAATGAGATGTCGGCAGCGCAAACGCTAACGGGGTTCGGGAAACTTTATTAATTATTAAGGGCCTTTCTCCAAACAGACCAACAACAGGCACTTATATACATACCAAGCCCCTTCCACCCAGCGCCTCAATTTTGTCTGATACCCTTGGTGGTCATCGTCTGCCTTATAGCTTATTTTGACGCTTTGCAATGCTTTCCCTTCGGAACCCCCAACCTCTTCCACCGAAAACAGGCTGAACCCCATTCCTAAGAATGGTGCAGGGGCGCCGGCGCGATGAGGGGCGCCGGCGAGAATCGCGTCCCCTAAGCTGGAGCAGCCGTGACCTACATTATCACTCAGGCACCCTAGCTTCGCCTaaccccctttccttccttcccgcGGCACCTTTTGGAGAACCCCAGCTTGGGGTGGGGATGCACCGGCTCCCAGTCAGCTCACACTTAGACAGATCTTGTAGAGCCTGGCGAATTTCTTTTTGCTAAAGCTATTTCTCTGCCGGGGCCAGGGCTGTAAAAAGGATTAGGGCGGGTCTCTTCCAGCCAGGGTGCCTTCGGGTGCTGAATTGGCTCTTCGGGGAAAACCCTCAGATGGTTTTGTTTCGGAAGCAGACACGGTGTACCCcccccaccttaaaaaaaaaaaaacaacaaacccggCATATTTGGGTGCCGGGTGCAGAGCCCGGTTCAGGGGCTTGCTTAGCCGCAGCGCTCCGCCGGTCCACGGGCGCTCGGAGCTTTACAAGTACCGCTTCTTACCTCCTGCAGACTGCCGGGGATCCGGAGGCGACTCGGCGCTGGGGTCTCCGGGTGGGCTgagggggcggcggcggcgggaggggGTTGTCCTCGGGCGGCTgcagtgtgtgtgcgcgcgtacGCCTGGCTAGCGCTCGTTCAGCTCCAACCCAGTTCCCAGGAGCCCCCCGCATCCACCCAGCGCGTCCAGACAGATGACTGTCACTGGCTGCGCTTTGAAGCTCGGGGGATattattaactgaaaaaaatctgaCACACCCGGGGGGCGGGGAGAGAAGGGGGCTGTGGCGCAGacgagggggagggagaaaggcagaggcaagcgcctttaccccgCCCTCTTGATTTCCATAAAAATCAGGGGAGGCGCCAAAGCCTTTCGCGCCAAAagccatttgctttttttttttttttttttcctcctttttgcaGACTGCAGGCTGCAAAGCTGGGAAACCCGGGGCGTGCTCCTCCCGCCCTTTTGGACCCCCGGGCTTGCACCCGACGCACTCAGTGAACCAGCTGCGCGCCGAGCGGTGTTGCGCAGCACCCACCCCCATGGGCCTGGGCATtacttggcttaaaaaaaaaaaaaaaaaacctagagggTCCCTGGGTGTGTactgggagggggaagggggaagagaggttTCTAGCCCGGCCCCTACATGcattgccgtgtgtgtgtgtgtgtgtgtgtgtgtgtgtgtgtgtgtgtgtgtgtgtgtgcaagctgagctccaggccaaagTGGAACAAGGCCTGGCAGAGGGGGGCTGTTCGTGTGTGATCTCGGAAGAAGGCGACCGGAGTGCAAAATGGGAGGCCGAGGACGCGCCCACGTAGGAACGAGACCGCAGGAGGTTTCTAGTTTCAAATTGAAAGGAAGGGGCGCCCCCcttgtttgaaaataaataagtgcGGGCTACGAGGGTGGCGCCGCACCGCTTTCTTCGGCCGAAGGCGACACCTCGCGGAGACGGAGCAGAAAGCGGAGCCACACGGCCGGGACTCCGCGTGGGGCCACCCCCGCGAGACAGTTACCAGATCCTCGCGCCCGCGAGACGGCTTGTGAAACGCGGGGAGCCGCGTCCTCTGAAGACCTCCCTACCTTTCCCAGTCAGCCTTTCCAAAATCAGGGTTAGTCGAAATTCCGGACAGCTGGACTCGATGTAAATTAAAGGAACTGCTTGCAGGCCACATAGCCCAGAGTGTGGCTCAGGAAACCTTGAGTTCGTATTGACGGTGGCATCAAGGAAAGCCAGCATCCACTTGGCTTCTTTGTGTCCCGATAGCCTCACTTATGAAGCGGCGTTAACAGAAAGAGCGTGACATCTTATCCAGACCAGAGCAGAGTGTACGTGTTTTTTATTCGTCCCGTGGGGACATGTCCCTCCCATCCCACAGCATTCTTAAAGGGTCTGTTTGTTTCCGAAATGATGGGGTTAAAAAATAACCGCTCCTGTCCCCAAAAACTTTACAGTGAAGACCCGGATCTCCCGTGGAGTCCCTTTGACTCCGACATTCCCAGTGGGATGGTATTTACCCTCAAAAACACGTCCCCATAAGCTTGTTTGTGGGGAAGCGTCTCCATTTCCCTCTAAATTGGAAATGACACCTCTCATTCACTTCCACCGAGGAAGAAGAGATTGCCTAAGGAGTCAAGTTCAAAATGCTGTGTATTAGCATGTGTGAAGGTTTCCCCATCTGCCCCTGAATGCCTACATAATTCTGGGGACGAAGGCAGATTCTAGGAAGCAGCTCATGAATGAGGGGTGAATCTCCCTTCCAAGAGCCTTTATTATGTGGGTCACTAACGTAAAACCCATTACCCTTGCAAAAGCCTTTAACACCCTCATTTCCACACCCCTGGCCTCTTCCAAACCAAGCCCACCCACTGCATTCTCCCTCGAGGTGCTGGCTCTCTGAGCCCTTTGCCTCCCTTTGTAATTACACCTCCACAGCAGGGGCTATATGGTAAGTGCTCCTGAATGTTGATGAAGGTGGGTGTCATTGAAAGGGACCCTTTTAGGCAGCCAGATCTGGCAGGTTAGTTTTGTTTATTAGAGACACAGCCGGAGAGAGATAGGTGTGACTCCAGAACCGgctctttttttttacatttttgtttcccttgttgttgttgtcgtccttgctgttgggggtggggtggggggtgggggtaggttttgggtgggggtggggctgggggggcCCTTCTGGTTTTAaaatggggtctcatgtagcccaagattGAACTGCACCGtttagcagaggatgaccttgaactcctgatcctcttgccacCACCCAAAGTCTAGGAGTACAGGTctctgccaccacatctggcttctagAATCTTCTTCAGAACCTCCTCACATAAAGGACACTTAGCCCTGTCGGCCTGAACTCTCACAAGTAGCAGAAGGACTATGAAAATGGGCCAAGATGGCCCAGTTAGTGTGAATGAATGTCCCCTCTCTTGACTCTGTTAAAAAGATAAGATGTTTTAGAAAAGAGGGAACAGGGAGAAGATGACCTGGTTACTCTACATGCCTCTGAGCAAACCGTTTATCTTCCTTGGACCTTAATCTCTGATCTCCTGCTCTTAATGCAAACCAGCAATTACTGAAATTACCAGCAGTCGGAATCTGAAGGCTAGAAGGATGATAAAAGTCAAGTATTTATTGGTACCTTCATTGGCAGGTAGAGAGATAAAAGCGAGTTTGGGGAGAAAAAGGACCTGATAGCCACTCTTGGTGGACTCGCTGAGAAACCATTCCTTTTACAAACAAATATTGAAGCACTCCACGGATTCCAAGGGACTCACACAAATGAAAGGAATCCTTGGCAGGCTTCAAAGCCAAGGCTTTGTTCCCGCCTTGAGACCCCAATGTGGATCTCACCTACACCAGGAGGGAAGGAGACGTACCTACCCCTAACAGGGATGGTGTAAGCCTTACagagagaatctggtttataaaTAAGAAGATGGATGGATGTTGCTTTAatctgatcctttttttttttttctttgctaaatgaaatgaataaaaatagcacacagatacacaaatctAGGAGGACTTAATCCATGACTGGTTAGAAGACCAAAAACCTCACCTAGCCTCCAGGTTTCTCATAGGACCATTTTATTGGGTCCTAACTTCCCCTGCCTAGGTAAAGGTATAGTCCCATGTGGTAGTACATACTTAACTCTTCAGCATTCCTGGGGTTGGGGTAAGAagtctgggagttcaaagccagcctggactataccacaagaccctgtcccaacaaaacaaaatgcagccCGGTGAATTTTGCTtatgacataattttaaaatcccTGGGAACaagctgtcaagatggctcagctgttaaagggtGCTTGTTGCCATGTCTGATTACCTCAGTTCAATCTCCAAGACTCATGCACATAGTGGCAGGAGAGAACGGATTCCTGCAAgttcctctgactgccacatgcatTTATTGGCTTACgggtcacacatacacatacactcaacTTTAAAAAAGTTGGAGATTAATTGactgctcattttttaaaaaacgggagaaaagaggaagtggcAGATGAGGGAGTATTGTATGGGGGAAaaagacaggaggaagaggagaaaagaaaactgacattCTGTATTGCACAGAAAAAGGAACATGAAAATCGTCCAGATTTAAGATTTTAATTGCAAAAAGTAAAACTATCAAAGAAGACAGATTCATAGGAAATAAACTTAATTAAATATGAAGGTGTGGGACTCTCGCAAAATATGAGACTTGAAGGAAGGTCAAATGATAGAAACTCAGGTAGCATCCTGATCTACCTGCGGTTCTGGGGAGCTGAGGGGAAGAACACCGGCTAGTAaagctgtctctctgtcttcgtAGACCGATAAAGTCTCAGGTGTTATTAATGCTGTCTGGAAGTGGCCCTCAGAGTAGGTCACGGAGAGTCTACCTTGGCTGGGTGTCACAGAGTTAATCTTGACTGGGAGATAAGAAGCCTGGAGAGCAGATTCAGAACAGCTGAGTTCCCTTCGGAGGACATCTTTATGTGTAGATAAGGGGTACATAGAACAAGCTACCCCTACACTTGCAATTTGCTGTTTGATTACCCGTGAATTCATTGGCACTCAAAAATGTCATATTTGGGATGGCACTTCCCGAGTGCCCTCAGAGGCAAAAATTATATTCCCTGTGCATGAAGGGCTCCCATAAActgaatgggggtgggagggtggggaacAGCCAGAGAGAAATCTGGTTCCAGGATGTGAAAAGGTAATTTGCcaaataggaaatgaaaactgAGCACAACCGTGAGATGATGCACAAGTTCACCAGAGTCCAGACAGTGCAAATTTAATCTCAAGGAGATGAACATTTTGGGTCTTAGCATATTGCTTCAAAGCAGTGGTGAGGCTGGAGAGTGGGAGGTAGGAACCCTTCCATAGACCGTTGGGGCATCTGCCCCAAGAGTGGAACTAACTCCACTCTAGAATCCACCTAGTAAGAGATAATAAAGCAAGAGCTGTtgaaatggctcaatgggtaaatgCTTggcaacctgagtctgatccctgggTCCTACATTGTGGAAGGAGAACATTAACTACTTAAAGTTGTCCCATGATCTGGACCCACCCCTAACAAAATGAATAAGAacataatgtaaaataatttttaaagagactgaggaTGGTGGAACGTAGCTGTGAGAGGGAGAGTCTGGAGGATTCTCAAATTTAGGCTAATGTGGGGTCGATAGCTAgatcctgtccccaaaacaaaacaaaactgtgactGGGTTTAGTGacaaacacttttaatcccaacactcagcgctggggagacagagggacgtagatctctgtaagtttgaggcgtCTTGCCTATGGACTGAGACATGACCCTGCCAGAGAGAGACATTAAGACTTCTCACCAAGAATATGTACTGCCCAAGGTTGTCAACAGCAAAAACACTGTTAAGACTTCTCAGCACCTGTCAACAAGCTGGGTGTGTCACCTATAACCACAGCACTAGAAAGGTTGggtccaaagaaataaaaatttgatgCTTAGGTTATATATAGTGAGTTGAAGGCTAGACTGGGTGGTGTAgcaaaatcctgcctcaaaacaaagaccaccaccaccaccaccaccaccaccacaagtgCATGCACCAGGGCCAGAAAGATGTCTtattgggtaaaggcacttgctgcaatcttagcaacctgagttcaattccttgggacctacatggtggaaggagagaaccaactcccacaaattgtcctttgacttctACAGTCATGCTGGAGCATGAGTAtgacacccctcccctccattaacCATGATATTTCGTCAGGGCCAGCAATATGTGATACAGTACTCTTTTAACAATGCTGGCCAGAGCTAGCAAGGTACACTTCCTAGCAAGCCATACAGACTTGGGTCTAAACAGCAGCTACCCTACACTGCACTGTGCTGCCAGGCAATGATGTTTGCAAGATTTtgagttacatttatttgtttttaagtgtgtatatatatcatgCCCATATATATTTTCTTCCTGATGTTGGGATTTGGACCCAAGGGTCTTCTTCATGCTAAGTCAATATATGCTCCATTACTGAGTTGCTCCCTACCAAGGTTAAGGGCTttaaatacacttaaaaaaaaaaaaaacaacaacaacaaacaaacaaaacaaaacaaaacacttgcaaTGGATTTGTTGGAATACGTACTACCTAAATCAAAAAGCatgggtaggggctggagagagggctcagcaagtTAAGACCACTACCTAGCTCCTCTGAGGAGCTGGGTTTTATGCCTAGTActcatatggcagcttacaactgcctttaattccagtttcagggaatcctatgtaaataataataagtattattgttatttaaaaagaagcaagTATAATATACTGACCAATTTAATAGAGCCgctaaaaagaaaacatgctaCCCGTACTGTCAGCATTGACTTTGAAACTGTCTGTGAGTAGAGAAGAAAATAAGCAagaccagtaagatggctcagtggatagaggcacttgccaccaagtgaGTTTGATCTCAGGATccagatggtggaaggagggaaacaattcctacaagttgtcctctgacctctaaaaGCATACCAGGGCACACACAGACCCCCTGCCACACACCCACAATAGATAAATGGAAGTAAAAGCAAAAAGGCAAGGAGCAAGGGCATGGCTTAATGTGTCCGGCCCTTGAAATATACGTGTATTCATATCTAACTATAATACCTGTGATGCTTAGATTAATTATCAGCTTGACACCACCCAGACTAGTCTGGGAAGAGAGTGGCAATGAGAGATTGTCTAGAtggggttggcctgtgggcatgtctgtgagcgATTGCTTTAATTGATGTGGGGAGACCTAGCACAccgtgggtggcaccatcccctaaGCAGAGGTTCCTTGTCTACATAAGAGAAGAGAGGGTGAGCTGAGTGGGAAGCACTCATGcgttcattctctctctgcccttgaccGTGGAAGGATCAGGTGTGTGCTGGACTGTAACATGGGATTGTGagttaaaataaatcctttctcccctgagttgctgtttggggttttttgttttgttttatttttgaatagaataaaaatcaagctggtgtgtgtggggggggttgggtAGGGGTGGTTCTCTTGATGTAATCTTTTCACAATGAGGGGGTTAATAGtaaatttaagattttaaaagtatttagttatgtgtatgtctTTGTCTGTGGGTTTATGGTGCAAGGACCCATGGAGGCCAAGAAAGGGCATGCATGGATCCCTtgggtctggagttacaggtagttgtgagccacttgatgagGGTGGGGGGGGAACTGAGCCTGGTTGCTCTTCAAGAGCAGAATGCACTCTTAACCCTTGAATCATCTCTTTCTAGCCCCTGTaagtttaaatttcttttaaatttacttgcgtagttgtagttagagttttcctgcctggcccagtcaggacaaatctctctcacccgccagtcccacagtcactcagacccaaccaagaaagcacacagaaacttacattgtttagaaactgtatagccgtggcaggcttcttgttatctactttttctatcctaaattaacccatttctgttagtctatactttgacacatggctgtggcttaccagtgtctttacatgttgcttttcatggtggcggctggcggtgtctctctccagccttctacttcccagaattcttttctgtcttgtcccgcctatacttcctgcctggccactggccaattagaactttatttacacagagcaatatccatagcacatAGTTAATCATTATGGGAGGAAAAGAATCCCTTTGCAAAGCTTCAACTCACCCTTGAATCTGTTTTTCTCACCCAGActttttgttattctttctgaCCACCTGCCACTGAAGTCAACATTGAGGGTTCAGAGAAACTGAGATGAGGCAAATTTGACGGTGGTTGACTTTGCCTCAATAAGCTAAGCACAGCTGAATAAAGTGTATAATGTTAGagggtggtggtttgaataggtatggcccctgtagactcatgtgtttgaatgcttggcccatagggagtggtattACTAGGAGGGAtgtcctgttggaggaagtgtgtcactgtggaagtggtctttgaggtctcatatgctc
The nucleotide sequence above comes from Onychomys torridus chromosome 21, mOncTor1.1, whole genome shotgun sequence. Encoded proteins:
- the Mycn gene encoding N-myc proto-oncogene protein isoform X1 is translated as MPSCTASTMPGMICKNPDLEFDSLQPCFYPDEDDFYFGGPDSTPPGEDIWKKFELLPTPPLSPSRAFPEHSPEPSNWATEMLLPEADLWGNPAEEDAFGLGGLGGLTPNPVILQDCMWSGFSAREKLERAVNEKLQHGHGPPGAGTASPAPGVGTSNPGGRALSGTASVGRTGATLPTELSHPAAECVDPAVVFPFPVNKREPAPVSAAPIGAPATSAVVTTVSAPAAAPVAAPARAGGRPANTGEHKALSTSGEDTLSDSDDEDDEEEDEEEEIDVVTVEKRRSSSNNKAITTFTITVRPKTSALGVGRAQPGELILKRCVPIHQQHNYAAPSPYVESEDAPPQKKLKSEASPRPLKNVVPAKAKSLSPRNSDSEDSERRRNHNILERQRRNDLRSSFLTLRDHVPELVKNEKAAKVVILKKATEYVHALQANEHQLLLEKEKLQARQQQLLKKIEHARTC